From one Gemmatimonadaceae bacterium genomic stretch:
- a CDS encoding MDR family MFS transporter — MISPVRTPGNIDRKWLVAASVSVGAMMATIDASIVNVALPQIRGEIGASIDQMTSLATSFAIAMVVIMPLTAFLGRILGQKRVYLACLGVFIAGSALCGIARSLPQLVIARSLQGLGAGALMPSQMAILRQTFPKREQGMAMAVVGMVITFGPAVGPTLGGWIVDNWSWPWIFYINLPVGLVGIAMSSRFVHEPADIRAANAAHAERIKRDFDWLGILLLSAGLAALQYVLEQGNRNDWFESPRIAGLTALAVISLVGFVVTELRAPTPAVNLRLFKHPVFTSSTLLAAVMFSSLMAGMFLLPLFMQELLGFTALKSGMALLPRALVMMVVTPIVGKLYNHVSPRVLVAFGLICVSLGCWEMGSFTLETSQSGIIGVLVLQGVGFSCLFVPLATVALSHVPRVQLSDATGLNSVVRQFGGSAGLAIYGTLLTQHGVRARSHLGEFVTAYRPDVAERLAAMTHAFIARGMDAVTAKTAAVQALAGVVARQGAVIAFEHIFAMTGIALACTLPLVLLLRHSDHDDHPESVVESQQAAVE, encoded by the coding sequence TTGATTTCGCCCGTCCGCACGCCAGGCAACATTGACCGCAAGTGGCTCGTCGCCGCGTCGGTCAGCGTGGGCGCGATGATGGCGACGATCGATGCGTCCATCGTGAACGTGGCGCTTCCCCAGATTCGCGGCGAGATCGGCGCGTCCATTGACCAGATGACCTCGCTCGCGACCTCCTTCGCGATCGCCATGGTCGTCATCATGCCGCTCACCGCCTTCCTCGGCCGCATCCTCGGCCAGAAGCGCGTCTACCTGGCGTGCCTGGGGGTCTTCATCGCCGGATCGGCGCTGTGCGGCATCGCGCGCTCCCTGCCGCAACTCGTGATTGCGCGCTCCCTGCAGGGCCTTGGCGCGGGGGCGCTGATGCCCAGTCAGATGGCCATCCTCCGCCAGACCTTCCCGAAGCGGGAACAGGGGATGGCGATGGCCGTCGTCGGGATGGTCATCACCTTCGGCCCCGCGGTCGGACCCACGCTGGGCGGATGGATCGTGGACAACTGGTCCTGGCCCTGGATCTTCTACATCAACCTGCCCGTCGGGCTGGTGGGCATCGCGATGAGCAGTCGCTTCGTGCACGAGCCGGCCGACATTCGCGCGGCCAACGCGGCGCACGCCGAGCGCATCAAGCGCGATTTCGACTGGCTCGGCATCCTGCTGCTGAGCGCCGGGCTCGCCGCGCTGCAGTACGTGCTCGAACAGGGGAACCGCAACGACTGGTTCGAGTCGCCGCGCATCGCGGGCCTGACCGCGCTCGCCGTCATTTCGCTGGTCGGGTTCGTGGTGACGGAACTGCGCGCCCCGACGCCGGCCGTCAACCTGCGCCTGTTCAAGCATCCCGTCTTCACCTCGTCCACACTGCTCGCCGCGGTGATGTTCTCAAGCCTGATGGCGGGGATGTTCCTGCTCCCCCTGTTCATGCAGGAACTGCTCGGGTTCACCGCGCTCAAGTCGGGAATGGCGCTGTTGCCGCGCGCGCTCGTGATGATGGTGGTGACGCCGATCGTCGGGAAGCTCTACAATCACGTCTCGCCGCGGGTGCTCGTGGCGTTCGGCCTGATCTGCGTGTCGCTCGGCTGCTGGGAGATGGGATCGTTCACGCTGGAGACCAGCCAGAGCGGCATCATCGGCGTCCTGGTGCTGCAGGGGGTCGGCTTCTCCTGTCTCTTCGTCCCGCTCGCGACGGTCGCGCTCAGTCACGTGCCGCGCGTCCAGCTGTCGGATGCCACCGGGCTCAACTCAGTCGTGCGCCAGTTCGGCGGCTCCGCCGGGCTCGCCATCTACGGCACGCTGCTCACGCAACACGGCGTGCGGGCCCGGTCACACCTTGGCGAGTTCGTGACGGCGTACCGGCCGGACGTCGCCGAGCGATTGGCGGCAATGACGCACGCCTTCATCGCGCGCGGGATGGACGCCGTGACCGCGAAGACGGCGGCGGTCCAGGCGCTCGCGGGCGTCGTGGCCCGTCAAGGGGCGGTCATCGCCTTCGAGCACATCTTCGCGATGACGGGCATCGCCCTGGCCTGCACGCTCCCGCTGGTGCTGCTGCTGCGGCACAGTGACCACGACGATCATCCCGAGTCGGTGGTGGAATCGCAGCAGGCCGCGGTGGAGTGA
- a CDS encoding carboxypeptidase regulatory-like domain-containing protein — protein MHLSHSTLAALALSAVVVMPVTATAQVTTSSVAGTVTATGGAPVAGARITATHTRSGTVYVAQSRADGRYVIPAARVGGPYTISARLIGYSPSAKEGIMLDLGVQARVDFNLTTAAVTLGAVSVTAEVGTFSGSRTGAATKVGTEAIAAFPTISRTITDFTRLTPQASGSSFAGMDNRFNNITIDGSYFNNSFGLAGQPGGRTNVAPIPVEAVEQIQVNIAPFDVRQGNFVGAGVNAVTRSGTNDFKGSAYYVTRNEGLVGTKIQGAKFNPGTFDYSLAGAWVSGPIIRNKLFFFTSFEDDKSTAPGTTFLPNKGGETVTGNTTRVLESDLQALSSFLSTKLNYETGAYAGYNNETPSRRFLVKLDYNLSDRHKLSLRHNTLTSKSDQLISNSSSLGFGNRRTNSQAMSYQASGYLILEDINSTVGELTSQIRENFSNDLLVGYTSNDESRGYKGAFFPTVDILQNGSTYISFGMDPFTPSNQLRYRTFQMQDNVSYFVGKHDLTLGVAYEKYHSDNVFYQGANSVYIYNSLADFYTDANDYLANKNRTVSPVTLNRFQVQYVNIPGLVEPLQPLDVNYWSGYVQDSWRPTRNLNVTLGLRFDRPSFGATAYTNTQANGYTFRDRDGNAARYQTQQLPEAAFLWSPRVGFNWDVRGDKVTQVRGGTGVFTGKPAYVWVSNQIGNNGILTGAIDVVNTKAYPFNPDASTYKPKTVSGTPASSYTLNFSEPDFRFPQVWRTSVGVDRKLPWGVVGTLEAMYSRDVNGMYYTNANLPAPAGTFAGADQRPRWNTANFGNRVQSNVTGAYVLGNQNNGYAWNWAASAEKSFDFGLFAKASYSYGVTRNTHDPSSIAAGNWTANAIAANPNQAAASYSQYSPGHRYFLALSYKKQLLPIGPTSASLFMEGVTQGNASYTFSGDANGDGAQGNDLIYIPRNAGEMNFEQYTSSGTTFTVAQQQAAWEAYISQDTYLRKHRGEYAERGAVFLPMLLRADFSVAQEVTRQIVGKGNSIEVRLDILNVGHLINNGWGVSERLVSSQPLIARGMDANGQLLYRLRNIGTSLMTSSLQYNAGLNDTYRMQLSVRYKFY, from the coding sequence GTGCACCTTTCGCATTCGACGCTCGCCGCGTTGGCTCTCTCCGCAGTCGTGGTGATGCCGGTGACAGCGACCGCACAAGTCACCACCTCCTCCGTCGCCGGCACGGTGACCGCCACGGGCGGCGCTCCAGTCGCCGGTGCGCGCATCACCGCCACCCACACGCGCTCGGGCACGGTCTACGTGGCGCAGTCGCGCGCCGACGGCCGCTACGTGATTCCGGCCGCGCGCGTCGGCGGACCCTACACGATCTCGGCCCGGCTCATCGGCTACTCGCCGAGCGCCAAAGAAGGGATCATGCTCGACCTGGGCGTCCAGGCGCGTGTGGACTTCAACCTCACCACCGCCGCGGTCACCCTCGGCGCGGTCTCGGTGACTGCCGAAGTGGGCACCTTCAGCGGCTCGCGCACCGGCGCCGCCACCAAGGTGGGGACCGAGGCGATCGCCGCCTTCCCCACCATCTCGCGCACCATTACCGACTTCACGCGCCTCACGCCGCAGGCTTCGGGCTCGTCATTCGCCGGCATGGACAACCGGTTCAACAACATCACGATTGACGGGTCGTACTTCAACAACTCCTTCGGCCTCGCCGGCCAGCCGGGCGGACGCACCAACGTTGCCCCGATTCCGGTGGAAGCGGTGGAGCAGATCCAGGTCAATATCGCCCCCTTCGACGTGCGCCAGGGCAACTTCGTCGGCGCCGGCGTCAACGCCGTGACCCGCAGCGGCACCAACGACTTCAAGGGCTCCGCCTACTACGTCACGCGCAATGAGGGGCTCGTCGGCACCAAGATCCAGGGCGCGAAGTTCAACCCCGGCACGTTCGACTATTCGCTGGCCGGCGCCTGGGTTTCCGGCCCGATCATCAGGAACAAGCTCTTCTTCTTTACCAGCTTCGAGGATGACAAGAGCACCGCGCCGGGCACCACCTTCCTGCCCAACAAGGGCGGCGAGACGGTCACCGGCAACACCACGCGCGTTCTTGAAAGCGACCTGCAGGCGTTGAGCTCGTTCCTCTCCACCAAGCTCAACTATGAAACGGGGGCGTACGCGGGCTACAACAACGAGACGCCGTCCCGCCGCTTCCTCGTCAAGCTCGACTACAACCTGAGCGACCGGCACAAGCTGAGCCTCCGGCACAACACGCTCACGTCGAAATCCGACCAGCTCATCTCGAACTCGAGCTCGCTCGGCTTCGGCAATCGCCGGACGAACTCCCAGGCGATGAGCTACCAGGCGTCGGGCTATCTGATTCTCGAGGACATCAACTCCACCGTCGGCGAGCTCACATCCCAGATCCGCGAGAATTTCTCCAACGACTTGCTGGTGGGCTATACCTCCAACGACGAAAGCCGCGGCTACAAGGGGGCCTTCTTCCCCACCGTGGACATCCTGCAGAACGGCTCCACCTACATCAGCTTCGGCATGGACCCGTTCACGCCGAGCAACCAGCTCCGGTATCGCACCTTCCAGATGCAGGACAACGTCTCGTACTTCGTGGGCAAGCATGACCTTACGCTTGGCGTGGCGTACGAGAAGTATCACTCCGACAACGTCTTCTACCAGGGCGCCAACAGCGTCTACATCTACAACTCGCTGGCCGACTTCTACACCGACGCCAACGACTACCTCGCCAACAAGAACCGCACCGTCTCGCCGGTCACGCTGAACCGCTTTCAGGTGCAGTACGTGAACATCCCGGGGCTCGTGGAACCGCTGCAGCCGCTCGACGTGAACTACTGGAGCGGCTACGTGCAGGACAGCTGGCGCCCGACGCGCAACCTCAACGTCACGCTCGGCCTGCGCTTCGATCGCCCGAGCTTCGGCGCCACGGCATACACCAACACCCAGGCCAACGGATACACGTTCCGTGACCGCGACGGCAATGCCGCGCGGTACCAGACGCAGCAGCTCCCCGAGGCCGCCTTCCTCTGGTCGCCGCGCGTCGGCTTCAACTGGGACGTGCGGGGCGACAAGGTCACGCAGGTGCGCGGCGGCACGGGCGTGTTCACCGGCAAGCCCGCCTACGTGTGGGTGTCGAACCAGATCGGCAACAACGGCATTCTCACGGGCGCCATCGACGTCGTGAACACGAAGGCCTACCCCTTCAATCCCGACGCGTCCACCTACAAGCCGAAGACCGTCTCGGGCACGCCGGCGTCGTCGTACACCCTCAACTTCTCCGAGCCGGACTTCCGCTTTCCGCAGGTCTGGCGCACCTCGGTGGGCGTCGACCGCAAGCTCCCGTGGGGCGTCGTCGGCACCCTGGAGGCGATGTACAGCCGCGACGTGAACGGCATGTATTACACCAACGCCAACTTGCCCGCCCCCGCCGGCACCTTCGCCGGGGCAGACCAGCGGCCGCGCTGGAACACCGCCAATTTCGGCAACCGCGTGCAGTCGAACGTGACCGGGGCGTACGTGCTCGGCAACCAGAACAACGGTTACGCCTGGAACTGGGCGGCATCCGCCGAGAAGTCGTTCGATTTCGGGCTGTTCGCCAAGGCGTCGTACAGCTACGGCGTCACGCGGAACACGCACGACCCGAGCTCGATCGCGGCCGGCAACTGGACGGCCAACGCCATTGCGGCCAACCCCAATCAGGCCGCCGCGTCGTACTCGCAGTACTCGCCGGGCCATCGCTACTTTCTGGCGCTGTCGTACAAGAAGCAGCTTCTCCCCATCGGCCCGACGTCCGCCTCGCTGTTCATGGAGGGCGTCACGCAGGGGAACGCGAGCTACACCTTCTCCGGCGACGCCAATGGCGACGGCGCGCAGGGGAACGACTTGATCTACATCCCGCGCAACGCCGGCGAGATGAACTTCGAGCAGTACACGTCCTCCGGCACCACCTTCACCGTGGCGCAGCAACAGGCGGCGTGGGAGGCGTACATCTCGCAGGACACGTACCTGCGCAAGCACCGCGGCGAGTACGCCGAGCGCGGCGCCGTCTTCCTCCCGATGCTCCTGCGCGCCGACTTCAGCGTGGCCCAGGAAGTCACGCGGCAGATCGTCGGCAAGGGGAACAGCATCGAGGTCCGACTCGACATCCTCAACGTCGGCCACCTGATCAACAACGGATGGGGCGTCTCCGAGCGGCTTGTCTCCAGCCAGCCGCTCATCGCCCGCGGCATGGACGCCAACGGCCAGCTGCTGTACCGGCTGCGGAACATCGGCACGTCGCTGATGACGTCGTCGCTGCAGTACAACGCCGGACTGAATGACACCTATCGCATGCAGCTCAGCGTGCGGTACAAGTTCTACTAG
- a CDS encoding response regulator, with translation MSGLHILLVDDHDFTRSLHKRVLAELGAATVSEARDGTEALEMARAHRPDIVVSDLYMPGMDGMTFISHLAQEKLADSVIIASGLAPGVLKAVEAMAVASGLRVLGAIEKPLRKDALASMLFLHDHPAEAAGAAGSTGLDSAAVERAVELGQFRAWYSPVLDVTHMRNISADVVPRWESPQRGVLSGDEELAGVFDLPCAPAVMRALVSAALNAGGLWTQMGWSGVITMPAGLAMIRESDFWDWMAGTVKDHGANGTVALAVDGEMFARDMARGAFAVARAMMDGYYLIARVRSPSELDALRSLAACNVVTCPVAWLHDDKAAMKKVYDFASRMGAEIGVCDVDDAAILGKLAAAGVRRAQGFAVGRPASAAETYDTHLSHR, from the coding sequence ATGAGTGGACTGCATATCCTCCTGGTTGACGACCACGACTTCACGCGCTCGCTGCACAAGCGGGTCCTCGCGGAACTCGGGGCGGCCACGGTGTCGGAGGCGCGCGATGGCACGGAAGCGCTGGAGATGGCGCGCGCCCATCGCCCGGACATCGTGGTGAGCGACCTGTACATGCCCGGCATGGACGGGATGACGTTCATCAGTCACCTCGCGCAGGAGAAGCTGGCCGATTCCGTGATCATCGCGTCGGGGCTCGCGCCGGGCGTGCTCAAGGCCGTGGAGGCGATGGCGGTGGCGAGCGGGTTGCGCGTACTCGGTGCGATCGAGAAGCCGCTGCGCAAGGATGCGCTGGCGAGCATGCTCTTCCTCCACGACCATCCGGCGGAGGCCGCGGGCGCCGCGGGCTCGACGGGGCTCGATTCGGCGGCGGTGGAGCGGGCCGTGGAACTCGGGCAGTTCAGGGCGTGGTACAGCCCGGTGCTCGACGTGACGCACATGCGTAACATCTCGGCCGACGTGGTGCCGCGCTGGGAGTCGCCGCAGCGCGGCGTGCTGTCGGGCGATGAGGAGCTGGCGGGCGTCTTCGACCTACCCTGCGCCCCGGCGGTGATGCGCGCGCTGGTGAGCGCCGCGCTGAATGCCGGCGGTCTCTGGACGCAGATGGGATGGTCCGGGGTGATCACGATGCCCGCCGGACTCGCGATGATCCGGGAGTCGGATTTCTGGGACTGGATGGCGGGGACGGTGAAGGATCACGGAGCCAACGGCACCGTGGCGCTGGCGGTGGACGGCGAGATGTTCGCGCGAGACATGGCGCGCGGCGCGTTCGCGGTGGCGCGCGCAATGATGGACGGCTACTACCTCATCGCGCGCGTGCGTTCGCCGTCCGAACTCGACGCGCTGCGTTCGCTGGCCGCCTGCAACGTGGTGACCTGCCCGGTGGCGTGGCTGCACGACGACAAGGCCGCGATGAAGAAGGTGTACGATTTCGCGTCACGGATGGGGGCGGAGATCGGGGTCTGCGACGTCGATGATGCCGCGATCCTGGGCAAGCTGGCCGCCGCCGGTGTGCGTCGGGCGCAGGGCTTCGCCGTCGGCCGCCCGGCGTCGGCGGCGGAGACGTACGACACGCACCTCTCGCACCGCTGA